Proteins co-encoded in one Nitratireductor kimnyeongensis genomic window:
- a CDS encoding PAS domain-containing hybrid sensor histidine kinase/response regulator, whose amino-acid sequence MQGWVIAIIAVAYVTLLFFIASLGDNRAARQGGLGSRPYIYALSIAIYCTSWTFFGSVGLASERGLEFLAIYIGPVLVFLFGFPILKRIIRLAKSEKITSIADFLAARYGKSFAVASVATLIATFGTVPYIALQLKAISDSVSLMVTHYDGAPPVIDFFVGDMALIVTFLLAIFAVLFGTRHADATEHQEGLVLAVAVETLVKLAAFLAVGIAITYFFFGGPLDLARAVSSLPEVQKAYTYPTSLATWIVMTTLSAFAIFMLPRQFYVTIVENRSTTELETASWLFPLYLVLINLFVIPIAFAGLALVGDNANSDLYVLALPLLAGHDLLALIAFIGGLSAATAMVIVASVALSIMISNDLVIPLFLRRLLRPDHHEKNDWSTSILNIRRAAIFIILFTAFLYYRETTNNTRLAAIGLISFAAIAQFAPAFFGGLIWRGANARGALLGMGSGFAIWAYTLLFPSLAPQGTGIITDGLFGLPALRPQALFGTVAEPLNHGVLWSLAVNTLFFVLGSLSRAAQPLERIQAAIFVPRDTGPIPTLRRFRTAVTVNDLKDTISRYLGAERTERSFATFEATHGVRLNGNDQTGIALVRFSEQLLASAVGSSSSRLILSLLFQRNDRSPRDALRLLDDASMALQHNRDLLQTALDQMEEGVTVFDRDFQLICWNRQYRSLFNLPDEMGQVGVSLDRFVNLLTVRGEIPLDAYTVTLNRFTDFGMPWEIRLQKSGRIIELRTNPMPDGGIVATYTDISPRVEADLALKRINETLEQRVADRTAELMRVNEELAQAQVIAEEANLGKTRFLAAAGHDILQPLNAARLYCSSLMERAEGGETREYVGNIESSLDSVEAILGAVLDISRLDTGALKPSPTVFQLDGLMRQLTTDFMPLAEEKGLKLTIIPSTLTVNTDRNLLRRLVQNLVSNAIKYTPSGRVLVGVRRRGALLELQVIDTGIGIASDKLNTVFREFTRLDEGVRQAQGLGLGLSIVDRIARVLNLEIRLDSQIDGGTRFSVIMPISSTQAKAADIRARPAAIQQTMLEGLRVLCIDNDARILDGMRRLLEGWGCVVSTATGSSSLPDFSDGPPNIILADYHLDNEVGLDVILALRGRYGGTIPAILITADRSNEVRAEAEALTAMVLNKPLRPASLRTLLTRCRQMLASAE is encoded by the coding sequence GTGCAGGGCTGGGTCATCGCCATCATAGCCGTCGCCTATGTGACGTTGCTCTTCTTCATCGCGAGCCTCGGCGACAATCGGGCTGCCCGTCAGGGAGGGCTGGGCTCGCGCCCCTATATCTATGCGCTGAGCATCGCCATTTACTGCACCTCCTGGACATTCTTCGGCTCGGTGGGACTGGCCTCCGAGCGCGGCCTGGAGTTTCTGGCCATCTATATCGGCCCCGTGCTGGTTTTCCTGTTCGGGTTCCCGATCCTCAAACGCATCATTCGGCTCGCCAAATCTGAGAAGATCACCTCCATCGCGGATTTCCTGGCGGCACGCTATGGGAAAAGCTTCGCGGTCGCGTCGGTCGCAACGCTGATCGCCACCTTCGGAACGGTTCCCTATATCGCGCTCCAATTGAAGGCGATTTCGGATTCCGTGAGCCTCATGGTCACGCATTACGACGGCGCACCACCGGTCATCGACTTCTTCGTTGGAGACATGGCGTTGATCGTCACCTTCCTTCTGGCGATCTTCGCCGTTCTGTTCGGAACGCGCCACGCCGATGCCACCGAGCATCAGGAGGGTCTGGTTCTTGCCGTAGCGGTGGAGACCCTTGTGAAGCTCGCGGCCTTCCTCGCGGTGGGCATCGCCATAACCTATTTTTTCTTTGGAGGGCCGCTGGACCTGGCGCGCGCTGTAAGCAGCCTTCCAGAGGTGCAGAAGGCTTACACCTATCCCACCTCTCTGGCGACGTGGATCGTCATGACGACCCTCAGCGCTTTCGCCATCTTCATGCTACCCCGGCAGTTCTATGTCACCATTGTGGAGAACCGCAGCACCACGGAGCTGGAGACCGCGAGTTGGCTATTCCCACTCTATCTCGTGCTGATCAACCTGTTCGTGATCCCGATAGCCTTCGCCGGCCTCGCGCTGGTTGGAGACAATGCCAACTCGGATCTCTACGTGCTCGCTCTTCCACTGCTTGCCGGGCATGACCTTCTCGCCCTGATCGCCTTTATCGGCGGGCTCTCAGCTGCGACGGCCATGGTCATTGTCGCCAGTGTGGCGCTCTCTATCATGATTTCAAACGATCTGGTGATCCCGCTCTTTCTGCGCCGTTTGCTGCGTCCTGATCATCACGAGAAGAACGATTGGTCGACGAGCATCCTGAACATCCGTCGCGCCGCGATCTTCATCATCCTTTTCACGGCGTTTCTCTATTATCGCGAAACCACCAACAATACCCGTCTGGCCGCCATTGGCCTTATCTCCTTCGCGGCCATCGCGCAGTTCGCACCGGCCTTCTTTGGCGGCCTGATCTGGCGTGGTGCGAATGCCCGCGGCGCTCTTCTGGGAATGGGTTCAGGCTTCGCGATCTGGGCCTACACGCTTTTGTTTCCCTCGCTTGCCCCACAGGGCACAGGCATCATCACCGACGGTCTCTTCGGCCTGCCTGCACTGAGGCCACAAGCGCTTTTTGGAACCGTCGCCGAGCCTTTGAACCATGGGGTTTTGTGGAGCCTTGCCGTCAACACGCTTTTCTTCGTTCTCGGCTCCCTTTCACGCGCCGCACAACCGCTCGAGCGTATTCAGGCCGCGATCTTCGTGCCCCGCGATACAGGCCCTATCCCGACGCTGCGGCGGTTTCGCACGGCAGTCACCGTCAACGATCTGAAAGATACTATCTCGCGCTATCTGGGAGCTGAACGCACGGAGCGTTCCTTTGCCACGTTTGAAGCGACCCATGGCGTTCGCCTCAACGGGAACGATCAGACCGGCATCGCGCTGGTGCGCTTTTCAGAACAATTGCTCGCGAGCGCTGTGGGGTCCTCCTCCTCACGTCTCATTCTGTCCCTGCTCTTTCAAAGAAACGATCGATCGCCACGCGACGCACTACGACTGCTCGACGATGCCTCCATGGCATTGCAGCACAACCGCGATCTTCTGCAGACCGCACTTGACCAGATGGAGGAAGGCGTCACGGTCTTTGACAGGGATTTTCAGCTGATCTGCTGGAACCGGCAATACAGAAGCCTCTTCAATCTGCCGGATGAAATGGGTCAGGTCGGCGTGTCACTCGATCGGTTCGTCAACCTGCTCACCGTGCGCGGCGAGATACCTCTCGACGCCTATACGGTTACGTTGAACCGCTTTACCGACTTCGGGATGCCATGGGAGATCCGGCTGCAAAAGAGCGGCCGTATCATCGAATTGCGCACAAACCCGATGCCCGATGGCGGGATCGTTGCCACCTACACCGATATCAGTCCGCGCGTGGAGGCGGACCTTGCGCTGAAGCGCATCAACGAAACACTCGAGCAGCGCGTGGCCGATCGCACAGCGGAACTGATGCGGGTCAACGAAGAACTGGCGCAGGCGCAAGTGATCGCGGAGGAAGCCAATCTCGGAAAAACGCGTTTCCTGGCAGCCGCAGGCCACGACATCCTCCAACCTCTCAACGCCGCCCGGCTCTATTGCTCTTCGCTGATGGAACGCGCAGAAGGCGGGGAGACCCGCGAGTATGTGGGCAACATCGAATCGTCACTCGATTCCGTGGAGGCGATCCTCGGCGCTGTGCTCGATATATCGCGTCTGGATACCGGGGCGCTCAAGCCCTCTCCCACTGTGTTTCAGCTTGATGGCCTGATGCGTCAACTCACAACAGATTTCATGCCGCTGGCCGAGGAAAAAGGGTTGAAGCTTACAATCATCCCTTCAACGCTGACGGTGAACACCGACCGAAACCTGTTGCGCCGACTTGTTCAAAACCTTGTCTCCAATGCGATCAAGTACACGCCCAGCGGCCGGGTTCTTGTCGGCGTGCGGCGGCGCGGCGCGTTGCTTGAGCTGCAGGTTATCGACACCGGTATCGGGATTGCCTCCGACAAGCTGAACACGGTGTTTCGCGAATTCACGCGGCTTGATGAAGGGGTGCGTCAGGCACAGGGGCTAGGCCTCGGCCTGTCCATCGTCGATCGCATTGCGCGCGTTTTGAACCTGGAGATACGGCTCGATTCCCAGATTGATGGCGGGACGCGCTTTTCCGTCATCATGCCAATCAGTTCCACCCAAGCCAAAGCAGCCGACATTCGCGCACGCCCGGCAGCGATCCAACAGACGATGCTGGAAGGTCTGCGTGTGTTGTGCATTGACAACGATGCACGCATCCTCGACGGAATGCGTCGTCTTCTCGAAGGATGGGGCTGTGTGGTTTCAACAGCAACCGGCTCAAGCTCGCTTCCCGATTTCTCGGACGGTCCTCCAAACATCATCCTCGCAGACTACCACCTTGACAATGAGGTGGGGCTCGATGTGATTTTGGCCCTGCGCGGACGTTACGGGGGAACGATACCGGCAATCCTGATCACAGCCGATCGCTCCAACGAAGTGCGAGCAGAGGCAGAAGCTCTTACCGCCATGGTGCTGAACAAGCCCTTGCGCCCGGCCTCACTGCGCACGCTTTTGACGCGTTGTCGTCAAATGCTTGCCTCAGCGGAATAA